In Candidatus Saccharibacteria bacterium oral taxon 488, a single window of DNA contains:
- the rny gene encoding ribonuclease Y: MVGIVIGGLVGAALGVGGFYAYQRTRQANGKSQIERDIAEAKSKASDIVLKAKDEALKIENERRREWQKTENRLADREQTLDRKLDELDKRAEKLRTHEDEVDNLKEEIRTIRTRQQEKLEKIAGLRKKDAADKLMQMTERDIKNDLVGLVSKLQHEAIDDAEERAQMILLTAMERMSSEVTAERTVTAVKLTDDEMKGRIIGKEGRNIQALQRETGVDILVDDTPGMIVLSSFDPIRRQVARLSLEMLMKDGRIHPARIEEVVAKAKKQIDKEVKQAGEDAMRETGVVGIPKEMQRLLGELKFRTSYGQNVLKHSTEMAQMAGMIAEEIGADVRITKIATLLHDVGKAVTHKIEGKHHHIGAELARKYGMDERIVHAIEAHHDDIEATTPEALIVRVCDAASAARPGARNISAENFAERMRDLENVATSFNGVDKAYAISAGREVRVIVRSEDIDDLSAFKLSRDIATKIESTMQYPGTIKVNVIRETRAIEYAK; this comes from the coding sequence ATGGTAGGAATAGTTATTGGCGGCTTGGTTGGCGCGGCACTTGGCGTGGGCGGTTTTTACGCCTATCAGCGAACACGGCAAGCTAATGGCAAGTCGCAAATTGAGCGTGACATTGCCGAGGCAAAAAGTAAGGCGAGTGACATTGTCCTGAAAGCTAAGGACGAAGCCTTAAAAATCGAAAATGAGCGCCGGCGCGAATGGCAAAAGACCGAGAACCGGTTGGCGGATCGCGAGCAGACGCTGGATCGGAAATTGGACGAACTAGACAAGCGGGCGGAGAAGCTGCGCACGCACGAAGATGAGGTCGACAATCTCAAGGAAGAGATTCGCACTATTCGCACGCGTCAGCAGGAGAAGCTCGAAAAGATTGCGGGCCTAAGGAAAAAGGATGCTGCCGACAAGCTCATGCAAATGACCGAGCGCGATATCAAGAACGACCTGGTTGGATTGGTGTCGAAATTACAACATGAGGCTATAGATGACGCCGAAGAGCGGGCGCAGATGATCTTGCTCACCGCGATGGAGCGGATGAGCAGCGAGGTGACGGCTGAGCGAACAGTCACGGCCGTCAAGCTGACTGATGATGAGATGAAAGGTCGAATCATCGGCAAAGAAGGCCGCAACATTCAGGCATTGCAGCGCGAGACGGGCGTCGATATTTTGGTGGATGACACGCCGGGTATGATTGTGCTCTCAAGCTTTGATCCAATTCGCCGGCAGGTGGCTCGCTTGAGCCTCGAGATGTTGATGAAAGATGGTCGTATCCATCCAGCGCGCATCGAAGAAGTCGTCGCCAAGGCAAAAAAGCAGATTGATAAAGAAGTCAAACAGGCTGGCGAGGACGCTATGCGTGAGACCGGTGTCGTCGGCATCCCGAAGGAAATGCAGCGACTGCTCGGTGAGCTGAAATTCCGAACGAGTTACGGACAGAACGTATTGAAGCATTCCACCGAGATGGCCCAGATGGCGGGGATGATCGCTGAGGAAATTGGCGCTGATGTGCGCATCACGAAAATTGCGACACTGCTGCATGACGTTGGCAAGGCGGTGACTCACAAGATCGAGGGCAAGCATCACCACATCGGTGCCGAGCTAGCGCGCAAATACGGCATGGACGAGCGGATCGTTCACGCCATCGAAGCGCATCACGATGATATTGAGGCGACGACGCCGGAGGCATTGATCGTACGAGTGTGCGACGCCGCCAGTGCTGCTCGGCCAGGAGCACGTAACATTTCGGCTGAGAACTTTGCCGAGCGGATGCGCGATCTAGAAAATGTGGCGACCAGCTTTAATGGTGTTGATAAAGCCTATGCAATTTCTGCGGGGCGCGAAGTGCGGGTGATTGTCCGGTCAGAGGATATTGATGATCTGAGCGCATTCAAACTGTCGCGCGATATCGCTACTAAAATTGAATCAACCATGCAGTACCCAGGCACTATCAAGGTTAACGTCATCCGTGAAACACGGGCGATCGAGTACGCAAAATAA
- a CDS encoding ATP-dependent Clp protease ATP-binding subunit — protein sequence MADEGIGMNEVRPEFRYHSLRAQKARFTARFGTVWHVLVVLIAVALGLGGVWLLIKHGSIGWLMVGLVGPLAMLSVWWQGDLKTMAVSARAETIDDVMAADILGRLSQRPSPKEIALAVGQSRAGQFLGVRLGLTPNFLANIASDDPNNTPAVWQSALRIWRDTNSPKVTGAVLAAAIVEQFPNHDALLANLKIDFRDVLGGIMWYERLKSLIEQFKQKPLHTGGIARDWSFGYTPLLSRFAQNLSLQVSGGTMISQLDAHQAALEQLMTIFGSNGRQNAALVGLNGAGKSTVVAAFAEMLIDGHKTVPSSLLYRQIFLLDASSLISAAAGRGELEALVTQILNEAFLSKNVILCLDNAQLFFEEGVGSVDLSNLLLPILEAGRLRIILTMDSQRYLQISQRNAQLATALNTIVIEPSSPEETVRIMRDQLLGLEHRHKVTYMYQAIAEAYRVGERYVQDVAMPGRALKVLEAAAHYASSGLVTAQSVDDAVEKTMGIKIATASTDDEREKLLNLEDLIHQRMINQTRAVSVISDAIRRARAGVRNPDRPIGTFLFLGPTGVGKTELSKALADIYFGGEGNLIRLDLNEFVRAEDVARLIADGANDPMSLTAQVQKRPFSVVLLDEIEKAHPQVLTTLLQLLDEGILRDEKNRDISFRDAIVIATSNAGAERIREYIERGYQLEQFEQTFINELINANLFRPEFLNRFDEIVLFRPLGKGELLQVVDLILAGINRTLAPQKIQVAVEEAGKKLLVDAGYDPRLGARPMRRVVQRAVENTVAKQLLAGSVAPGSTTIITAEQIRAVVGEAADGSSMVSPGPAVPPMSLGQ from the coding sequence GTGGCAGATGAGGGTATTGGCATGAACGAGGTGCGGCCGGAGTTTCGCTATCACAGCTTGCGGGCACAAAAGGCGCGGTTTACAGCGCGGTTTGGTACGGTCTGGCATGTCTTGGTAGTACTCATCGCTGTTGCATTGGGTCTGGGTGGCGTTTGGCTATTGATCAAACACGGGTCGATTGGCTGGTTGATGGTTGGTCTGGTGGGGCCGCTGGCGATGCTCAGTGTGTGGTGGCAGGGCGATCTCAAGACGATGGCGGTGAGCGCGCGGGCGGAGACGATTGATGATGTGATGGCAGCAGATATACTGGGCCGCCTGAGCCAGCGGCCGTCACCGAAAGAAATCGCCCTGGCGGTTGGTCAGTCGCGGGCCGGGCAATTCCTCGGAGTACGGTTGGGTCTCACGCCGAACTTTTTGGCGAATATTGCTTCGGATGATCCTAATAACACGCCAGCTGTATGGCAATCAGCGCTGCGAATTTGGCGTGACACCAATAGCCCGAAGGTAACAGGTGCGGTGTTGGCGGCGGCGATTGTTGAGCAATTTCCGAATCATGACGCTCTGCTAGCAAATCTAAAAATTGATTTTCGTGATGTATTGGGTGGTATTATGTGGTATGAGCGCCTCAAGTCATTGATCGAGCAGTTCAAGCAAAAGCCGCTCCACACCGGCGGTATCGCCCGTGATTGGTCATTTGGTTATACGCCGCTTTTGAGCCGGTTCGCCCAGAACCTCAGCCTGCAGGTATCGGGCGGGACGATGATCTCGCAGCTGGACGCTCATCAGGCGGCGCTGGAGCAGCTGATGACAATTTTTGGCTCGAATGGCCGGCAGAATGCAGCGCTGGTCGGGCTCAATGGGGCCGGCAAGAGTACGGTCGTGGCGGCGTTCGCTGAGATGCTCATTGACGGACATAAAACCGTGCCGTCATCGCTGCTCTATCGGCAGATTTTCCTCTTGGACGCCTCGTCGCTGATCTCGGCAGCAGCCGGTCGGGGCGAGCTGGAAGCGCTGGTGACGCAGATTCTCAACGAAGCATTTTTATCAAAGAATGTCATTTTGTGTCTCGATAATGCTCAGCTGTTTTTTGAAGAAGGTGTTGGCTCGGTTGATTTAAGTAATTTGCTACTGCCAATTTTGGAGGCGGGTCGGCTGCGGATTATCCTCACTATGGATAGTCAGCGCTACTTGCAGATTTCTCAGCGCAACGCCCAGCTGGCGACGGCGCTCAATACCATCGTTATCGAGCCATCATCGCCCGAGGAGACGGTGCGAATTATGCGCGATCAGCTGCTTGGTCTTGAACATCGCCACAAAGTGACCTACATGTATCAAGCCATCGCTGAAGCCTACCGCGTCGGCGAGCGGTACGTCCAAGACGTGGCGATGCCGGGTCGGGCACTCAAGGTGCTGGAGGCGGCAGCTCATTATGCGTCGTCCGGTCTGGTGACAGCTCAGTCGGTCGATGACGCGGTCGAAAAAACCATGGGCATCAAGATCGCGACTGCCTCGACTGATGATGAACGAGAGAAGCTCTTGAACCTCGAAGACCTGATTCATCAGCGCATGATCAATCAAACGCGTGCCGTCAGCGTCATCTCTGATGCCATCCGGCGAGCACGGGCTGGTGTACGCAACCCCGATCGGCCGATTGGTACGTTTCTGTTTCTCGGCCCAACTGGTGTTGGTAAAACTGAGCTGTCCAAAGCGCTAGCGGATATCTACTTTGGCGGCGAGGGTAATCTAATTCGGCTGGACCTTAATGAGTTTGTGCGGGCCGAGGACGTGGCGCGGCTGATCGCTGATGGAGCGAATGATCCGATGAGCCTGACCGCCCAGGTGCAAAAGCGACCATTCTCGGTGGTGTTGCTCGATGAAATTGAAAAGGCCCATCCGCAGGTGCTCACGACGCTTCTGCAGTTACTGGACGAGGGAATTTTACGCGACGAAAAGAACCGCGACATTAGTTTTCGTGACGCCATCGTCATCGCCACATCGAATGCTGGGGCCGAGAGAATTCGCGAATATATCGAGCGTGGCTACCAACTGGAGCAGTTTGAGCAAACATTTATCAACGAGCTGATTAATGCCAATCTGTTTCGTCCGGAGTTTCTCAACCGGTTTGATGAAATCGTGCTATTTCGTCCTTTGGGTAAAGGAGAGCTGCTGCAGGTCGTTGATCTCATTTTGGCTGGTATCAATCGAACGCTGGCGCCACAAAAAATCCAAGTTGCTGTCGAAGAGGCGGGCAAAAAATTATTGGTCGATGCTGGCTACGACCCGCGCCTCGGCGCTCGTCCGATGCGCCGCGTGGTGCAGCGAGCTGTCGAGAATACCGTCGCCAAGCAGCTGCTCGCTGGCTCTGTCGCGCCGGGCTCAACGACGATTATCACGGCGGAGCAGATACGAGCGGTGGTCGGCGAAGCGGCCGACGGCAGCAGTATGGTGTCCCCGGGCCCGGCCGTGCCGCCGATGTCACTCGGGCAGTAG
- a CDS encoding pilus assembly protein PilM codes for MANIFYKSKPIIGLDINKAGVRVMSVDMARMTVHGYGAIELDPAKDESDDRAEYLCGKINQMFEKNIVGRLGSNRVVLGLPTTKTYARTFALPIKQENKIEEAVNLEVEQYVPMPLDSLYVDHQIIKRGKENLSVLMCAVPQKIVDEQLAIVESCGIEVAMIEPSINAVARLLERTKEGSLPTVIVDIGPATTDIAILDAAIRVTGGLNIGGNTLTLDIAKKLNVPLETAHQFKVLNGLNTGPRQEKITEALKPSLQRIIGEIQKVIRYYTDRFPDESRLEQVLIVGSGSSVPGLGEYFTGELTLPARVASPWQSLNFNNLAPPAKQLRPRFMTAAGLSLVRAEEIWHD; via the coding sequence GTGGCAAATATTTTCTACAAGTCAAAGCCAATCATCGGGCTTGATATTAACAAGGCCGGCGTTCGGGTAATGTCAGTCGATATGGCGCGGATGACGGTGCACGGATACGGCGCAATTGAGCTGGATCCGGCGAAGGACGAGAGCGATGACCGGGCAGAGTATCTCTGCGGCAAGATTAATCAAATGTTTGAAAAGAATATTGTCGGGCGGCTCGGCAGTAACCGCGTGGTGCTGGGACTACCGACGACCAAGACGTATGCGCGCACCTTTGCGCTGCCGATCAAGCAGGAGAATAAGATTGAAGAGGCGGTGAATCTCGAGGTCGAGCAGTACGTGCCAATGCCGCTCGACTCGCTTTATGTTGATCATCAGATTATCAAGCGCGGCAAAGAAAATTTATCAGTCTTGATGTGCGCGGTGCCGCAAAAGATCGTTGACGAGCAGCTGGCAATTGTTGAATCGTGCGGTATTGAGGTGGCGATGATTGAGCCGAGTATCAATGCGGTGGCGCGACTGCTTGAGCGAACCAAAGAGGGGTCGCTGCCGACAGTCATCGTTGACATCGGCCCAGCGACGACTGATATCGCTATTCTTGATGCGGCAATTCGCGTGACCGGTGGTCTAAACATTGGTGGTAATACATTGACGCTTGATATCGCGAAAAAATTGAACGTACCGCTCGAGACGGCGCACCAATTCAAGGTGCTTAACGGCCTCAACACTGGCCCTCGTCAGGAAAAGATTACCGAGGCACTAAAGCCGAGCCTACAGCGGATCATCGGTGAAATCCAGAAAGTTATTCGTTACTACACCGATCGCTTCCCGGATGAATCGCGCCTTGAACAGGTGCTAATCGTTGGTAGCGGCAGTAGCGTGCCGGGGCTTGGTGAGTACTTTACGGGCGAGCTGACCTTGCCAGCGCGAGTGGCGAGTCCGTGGCAGTCGCTGAACTTTAATAATTTAGCACCGCCGGCCAAACAGCTACGACCGCGGTTTATGACAGCAGCTGGCTTATCACTGGTGCGAGCGGAGGAGATTTGGCATGATTAA
- a CDS encoding glutamine amidotransferase — MTITIIQLYPRDMNLYGDWGNTLALKKRLEWRGFTVRIIDHNPSDTTDFMAGDIFIGGGGQDAGQEIIQDDLLARADELRRLAESDVPMLMICGMYQLFGRAFTTHDGHVIRGAGILPLETYAKAERLIGNITLESEEFGQIVGYENHSGQTLLDDGVSPLGHVVRGAGNDETGQVEGARLYNIIATYLHGPILPKNPRLADFLITAALTRKGYTDKLSALPIDRTAEHAQWVAMERGR; from the coding sequence ATGACGATCACGATTATTCAATTGTATCCGCGCGATATGAATCTCTATGGCGACTGGGGCAATACACTGGCGCTGAAAAAGCGGCTGGAATGGCGCGGCTTTACGGTACGCATTATTGATCATAATCCGAGTGATACGACTGATTTTATGGCGGGAGATATTTTCATCGGCGGTGGCGGCCAGGATGCCGGGCAAGAAATTATCCAAGACGATTTGCTGGCGCGAGCGGATGAGCTACGGCGCTTAGCAGAGAGCGACGTGCCAATGCTGATGATCTGTGGTATGTATCAATTATTTGGCCGGGCGTTCACCACACATGATGGGCACGTGATTCGTGGTGCGGGGATTTTACCGCTAGAGACATACGCCAAGGCAGAACGACTGATCGGCAACATTACACTCGAGAGCGAGGAGTTCGGGCAGATCGTTGGCTATGAAAATCATAGCGGCCAGACGCTGCTCGATGACGGAGTATCACCGCTGGGGCACGTGGTGCGGGGCGCTGGTAATGATGAGACTGGCCAAGTTGAGGGTGCGAGGCTATACAATATCATAGCGACGTACCTGCACGGGCCAATCTTGCCAAAGAATCCACGGCTTGCTGATTTTTTGATCACCGCAGCACTCACACGAAAAGGCTATACCGATAAGCTCAGCGCTCTACCAATCGACCGCACCGCAGAACATGCGCAGTGGGTGGCAATGGAGCGAGGGCGGTAA
- a CDS encoding mitochondrial large ribosomal subunit protein uL15m, with product MVQSNMEFSSHGNEVEERSLNLSSIEGLVASGFIDEGGQLTERTRRAMPRGGVEILTPIKVLEDGELVDPKLSREVQDSCFVIADGVIVGGCFLDLPGSEMVEYNGRISNHGFVTICQDPMLVNIVEQLEDIAREDQHTRLTLRDMGALGFGGFVAGGGMSWLGSGEPFLTTAGTVVGGAVGSIGFRLTERKWLEGQVEQLSRVIHECPDNITINLDLIDKARASKPSPVVSSLQWFWETSRVDPNFRFDAQIITINNIIRFIFRDPRYNSDALMFAKKCQECQQEYDAIQRERAALEVRTSMGIKTNDGQLDARESHTDEYLADCFLQLFDGVKETHDRLEREEQQRQSRREFDATIERLTTVTEEEIKCQSAKVFHDELMRSLSGETLIGFSGGEQGVYTPAIIWAMDFIHKLPRMITPSLSVYKAYDHFQSKIKVMTDGKLTLPTTDEFQQKYPVIDQGIV from the coding sequence ATGGTTCAGAGTAATATGGAATTTTCCAGTCACGGAAATGAAGTTGAAGAGCGATCACTAAACCTCAGCTCGATTGAAGGACTCGTGGCGAGTGGTTTTATTGATGAAGGTGGGCAACTGACCGAGCGGACACGTCGCGCCATGCCGCGAGGAGGTGTAGAGATATTAACACCTATTAAGGTGCTAGAGGATGGAGAATTGGTTGACCCGAAGCTTTCAAGAGAGGTGCAGGATTCCTGTTTTGTTATTGCGGACGGGGTAATTGTAGGGGGGTGTTTTCTTGATCTCCCCGGGTCTGAGATGGTTGAATATAACGGCCGCATCTCCAACCATGGCTTTGTTACCATATGCCAAGATCCTATGCTCGTGAATATTGTCGAGCAACTTGAAGATATAGCTCGGGAAGATCAACATACTAGGCTAACACTACGGGATATGGGTGCTCTCGGATTTGGCGGCTTTGTCGCTGGTGGAGGTATGTCATGGCTAGGTTCTGGCGAGCCATTTCTGACGACAGCTGGGACTGTTGTGGGTGGTGCGGTTGGGTCGATTGGCTTTCGACTGACTGAAAGAAAATGGCTTGAGGGGCAGGTAGAACAACTTAGTCGGGTAATACATGAATGCCCCGACAACATTACCATTAACCTCGACCTTATTGACAAGGCGCGAGCGAGCAAGCCGTCACCGGTGGTATCTAGTCTGCAGTGGTTTTGGGAGACGAGCAGAGTCGACCCTAACTTTAGATTTGATGCACAGATAATAACTATCAATAATATTATTCGGTTTATATTTAGAGATCCGCGATATAACTCGGACGCCCTTATGTTTGCCAAGAAGTGCCAAGAGTGCCAACAAGAGTATGACGCAATACAGCGTGAGCGAGCCGCACTGGAAGTTCGTACTAGCATGGGCATAAAAACTAACGATGGTCAATTGGACGCGCGTGAGAGTCATACTGATGAATATTTGGCGGACTGTTTCTTGCAGCTGTTCGATGGTGTGAAAGAGACACACGACCGACTAGAGCGGGAAGAACAGCAACGACAATCGCGGCGCGAGTTTGATGCCACGATAGAGCGCCTCACGACCGTTACCGAAGAAGAAATTAAGTGTCAATCAGCGAAAGTATTTCATGATGAGTTGATGCGGTCTCTGAGCGGAGAAACGCTGATAGGTTTTAGTGGAGGCGAACAAGGCGTCTATACACCAGCAATAATATGGGCAATGGACTTCATCCATAAATTACCGCGGATGATAACCCCCAGCCTGTCGGTATATAAGGCGTATGATCATTTTCAAAGTAAAATCAAAGTCATGACAGACGGCAAGTTGACATTGCCAACAACTGATGAATTCCAACAAAAATACCCCGTTATCGACCAGGGTATCGTCTAG
- a CDS encoding DUF1727 domain-containing protein, with amino-acid sequence MSRQILSTLIGKTVKQAARLRGGGSALPGLVIEKIDPGFIARTLAQIPHGVVVISGTNGKTTTTKIVVELLEAAGLKVFTNRTGSNFSRGVAAALLGEVDMRGRLDADIGVLELDEAWAVKFVQLVPPRYSLLLNVMRDQLDRFGEIDTAAGFLAKIAQATTDTVVLNRDDPRIYRLHQQTAANVAFFGTTNQLLELMPTDDALKTGQAQANHLAPADVLLADIDKQTATFQIGNAKHAVRMRLNGVYNLLNAAAALSLVRQIMGEKAELTTLLGALSDVAPAFGRGETIVIDGTPIELILVKNPSGFRLSLLSFADGTADTMIAINDNYADGRDVSWLWDVDVSRLERVAVVSGVRAHDMALRLGYDDITPEVIEPDLAAALEKLLAHHPRKPKHIYCTYTAMMRLRKLLSIKTDVEAIR; translated from the coding sequence ATGTCACGACAGATTCTCAGTACACTCATCGGCAAAACCGTCAAACAAGCTGCTCGCCTGCGCGGTGGCGGCTCGGCGCTCCCGGGGCTGGTCATCGAAAAGATTGATCCGGGCTTTATCGCTCGCACCCTGGCGCAAATACCGCACGGCGTGGTAGTTATCAGTGGCACGAACGGCAAGACCACTACCACTAAAATCGTCGTTGAACTGCTCGAGGCGGCCGGCCTCAAGGTTTTTACCAATCGCACGGGCAGTAATTTCTCGCGCGGCGTGGCGGCAGCACTGCTCGGCGAAGTGGACATGCGCGGGCGGCTGGATGCCGACATCGGGGTGCTGGAGCTTGACGAAGCCTGGGCAGTCAAGTTTGTCCAGCTAGTACCACCGCGCTACAGCCTGCTACTCAACGTCATGCGTGATCAACTAGATCGGTTTGGCGAGATCGACACGGCAGCTGGTTTCTTGGCAAAAATCGCCCAGGCAACCACTGATACCGTGGTACTCAATCGCGACGACCCGCGCATCTATCGCCTGCACCAGCAGACGGCGGCCAACGTAGCGTTTTTTGGCACGACCAACCAGCTGCTGGAACTGATGCCGACTGACGATGCGCTCAAGACCGGCCAGGCTCAGGCAAATCACCTGGCACCAGCCGACGTGCTGCTCGCTGACATTGATAAGCAAACGGCAACCTTTCAGATTGGCAATGCCAAGCACGCAGTGCGAATGCGGCTGAATGGCGTGTATAATTTGTTGAACGCAGCGGCGGCGCTGAGTTTGGTACGACAAATTATGGGAGAGAAAGCCGAGCTAACGACACTACTAGGCGCCCTGTCAGACGTAGCGCCGGCATTCGGTCGAGGCGAGACCATTGTGATTGACGGCACGCCGATTGAGCTAATTCTCGTGAAAAACCCGAGCGGCTTTCGACTCAGCCTGCTGTCATTTGCCGACGGGACAGCGGATACGATGATCGCCATCAATGATAACTACGCCGACGGGCGCGACGTTAGTTGGCTGTGGGATGTGGATGTTTCGCGCCTCGAACGGGTAGCGGTGGTCAGCGGCGTGCGCGCTCACGATATGGCACTGCGACTGGGGTATGATGATATTACGCCAGAAGTAATTGAGCCAGATTTGGCGGCGGCGCTGGAGAAATTACTAGCCCATCATCCACGCAAGCCAAAGCATATTTACTGTACCTACACAGCGATGATGCGACTGCGCAAATTATTATCAATCAAAACCGATGTGGAGGCCATCCGATGA
- a CDS encoding CPBP family intramembrane metalloprotease has protein sequence MPGARTVIPRHLSRILQELRLHRVLELGVAAALFGYAHIIYGDMLTVVVMSIVGFFWYRVYQQSLNLIGVTISHVVLGVMTIALGIID, from the coding sequence ATGCCCGGCGCAAGAACTGTTATTCCGCGGCATCTCAGCCGCATACTACAAGAACTACGGCTACACCGAGTGCTAGAGCTTGGCGTAGCAGCCGCCCTTTTCGGTTACGCACATATCATCTACGGCGATATGCTCACTGTTGTTGTCATGAGCATCGTCGGCTTTTTCTGGTATCGGGTGTATCAGCAGTCACTGAACCTCATTGGCGTAACGATAAGCCACGTGGTACTTGGCGTGATGACGATTGCCCTAGGGATTATTGATTAA
- a CDS encoding NUDIX hydrolase, which translates to MRSGWLPHEEWLKTQDTRIASAALLIENPAGELLTVKAYYKTHWSLPGGMVDAGETPLQAALRETQEEVGLVVTEDEVSFFAVASRSSDKGLAHQYIFRAVLDDARLRQIVLQQSEIDAYQFLSRDAVLASNEGFAWSIPHWAHHRPGGYVETLIVDGNDERQEAVTQFVGFGS; encoded by the coding sequence ATGAGAAGTGGTTGGTTGCCGCATGAGGAGTGGCTAAAGACGCAGGACACTCGGATCGCCAGTGCTGCGCTGCTGATTGAAAATCCGGCGGGCGAGCTGCTCACAGTCAAGGCGTATTACAAGACGCACTGGAGTCTGCCCGGTGGTATGGTTGACGCTGGCGAAACGCCGCTACAGGCAGCACTTCGCGAAACCCAGGAAGAGGTCGGGTTAGTCGTCACCGAGGATGAAGTCTCGTTTTTTGCGGTAGCCTCACGCTCCAGCGACAAAGGACTGGCGCATCAATATATCTTTCGGGCGGTGCTGGATGATGCGCGACTTAGGCAGATCGTCTTGCAACAGTCGGAAATTGACGCCTATCAGTTCCTGAGCCGCGACGCAGTGCTGGCAAGCAATGAAGGATTCGCGTGGTCAATACCACATTGGGCTCATCATCGGCCAGGCGGCTATGTCGAAACGCTAATCGTTGACGGCAATGACGAACGTCAAGAGGCGGTTACGCAATTCGTGGGATTTGGTTCGTAG
- a CDS encoding 2,3-diphosphoglycerate-dependent phosphoglycerate mutase — translation MMGILVISRHGESEWNLLGKWTGWTDVGLTEKGRADTVRLGALLKDIRFDEAYTSALKRTHQTLDALLEGRGKGSLPTTQAAELNERDYGDLTGKNKWEVKAEIGEEAFNGIRRGWDYPVPGGETLKDVYARVVPYFEQEILPKLQAGENILLVAHGNSIRALMKHLDHVPEADMTHVEMPFGQLLVYTFEPTSDLPTNKDVLSVEIEAVNA, via the coding sequence ATGATGGGAATATTAGTTATCAGTCGACACGGCGAGAGCGAATGGAATCTGCTCGGCAAGTGGACGGGCTGGACGGACGTGGGGCTTACGGAAAAAGGGCGGGCCGACACAGTGCGGCTGGGTGCGCTACTCAAAGACATCAGGTTTGATGAGGCGTATACGTCGGCGCTCAAGCGGACGCACCAAACGCTGGACGCATTGCTTGAGGGGCGCGGTAAGGGCAGTTTACCGACGACACAGGCGGCCGAGCTGAACGAGCGTGACTATGGCGATCTGACCGGTAAAAATAAGTGGGAAGTCAAGGCTGAGATTGGCGAGGAAGCGTTCAATGGCATCCGACGCGGTTGGGATTATCCGGTGCCGGGCGGTGAAACGCTCAAGGATGTTTATGCGCGGGTCGTGCCATATTTTGAGCAGGAGATACTACCGAAATTACAGGCGGGTGAGAACATTCTATTAGTGGCGCATGGTAATTCTATCCGCGCGCTGATGAAACATCTCGACCACGTGCCAGAAGCAGACATGACCCATGTGGAAATGCCGTTTGGTCAGCTACTGGTTTACACCTTTGAGCCGACGTCTGATCTACCGACGAATAAAGACGTATTGTCGGTAGAGATTGAGGCGGTGAACGCGTAG
- the tsaE gene encoding tRNA (adenosine(37)-N6)-threonylcarbamoyltransferase complex ATPase subunit type 1 TsaE, whose product MSQIITSITAMQQLGQVIGHSLKGGEVIELVGDIGAGKTTLTKGVAEGLDITEPVQSPTFTISRVYQSPGGLTLAHYDFYRLGEAGIMAEEIREVTMQPQTVTVVEWADAVEQALPADRLTVRILAIDEQSRRVTLSAGGPTSQALLAAISAADEELA is encoded by the coding sequence ATGAGCCAGATTATTACCAGTATCACAGCGATGCAGCAGCTAGGTCAGGTGATTGGGCACAGCCTGAAGGGTGGTGAGGTGATTGAGCTGGTCGGGGACATCGGCGCTGGCAAGACAACGCTAACGAAAGGTGTTGCCGAGGGCCTCGACATTACCGAGCCAGTGCAGAGCCCAACATTTACTATTTCCCGCGTGTACCAGTCGCCGGGCGGCTTGACGCTGGCTCACTATGATTTTTATCGATTGGGTGAGGCGGGTATCATGGCGGAGGAAATTCGGGAGGTAACCATGCAACCACAGACCGTAACAGTGGTTGAGTGGGCGGATGCCGTCGAGCAGGCGCTGCCGGCCGATCGACTGACAGTGAGGATTCTAGCAATTGACGAACAGTCGCGGCGTGTCACGTTGAGTGCTGGCGGGCCGACGAGCCAGGCACTCCTCGCGGCAATTAGTGCGGCGGACGAGGAGTTGGCGTGA